The following are from one region of the Cryptococcus deuterogattii R265 chromosome 8, complete sequence genome:
- a CDS encoding ataxin-3 → MDLVPYMYYEKQEAGSQLCAQHCLNNLLQQYTYSEFDLADIAKRLDQAENATLAVNLQLRKSYNYDDTGYFSISVLERALEVWDLTMVRWRGEAMKPYQDHPEDQAAFILNLASHWFALRRFAPNPPHAAASKRWYNLNSFLPNGPEWISPTYLHMVLTQAEQEGYSVFVIRKATPGTKEGEEAGEAEGWGDGGIGQLPESLGDVMAVELGEPVGRSGGRSTATNGPARGSEYSQLSTSAGPNTSILDVGPSFSPPRPRRRRQPDLSSDPTEVIDDPYAQPAPSRSRQLSSRSEHVQPQATGDDEGDIFDQTQGIPSHHDEPADDENVDDDFEMSHSRPYAGVMDFQFQSRSYDDEDEALQAALKASMADLPEGWEMPDILKPESERQASATTTTTTTTTTPPIAPEPQREGTPVAAPVIEEKDVIESNEVEDDSDDVQPAEEPSPEEIRRRRLARFG, encoded by the exons ATGGATCTCGTTCCGT ACATGTATTATGAGAAGCAAGAGGCTGGATCTCAGCTCT GCGCTCAACACTGCCT GAATaatcttctccagcagTATACCTACTCTGAATTTGACTTGGCAGATATTGCGAAGAG GCTTGACCAAGCTGAAAACGCTACCCTTGCTGTTAACCTTCAGCTTAGAAAGTCTTACAACTACGATGATACTGGCtatttctccatctcagTTCTGGAAAGGGCCTTGGAAGTTTGGGACCTGACCATGGTCAGGTGGAGAGGTGAAGCCATGAAGCCATACCAAGATCACCCAGA AGATCAAGCAGCTTTTATTCTTAATCTCGCATCTCATTGGTTTGCTCTCCGTCGCTTTGCCCCCAATCCTCCTCATGCCGCTGCCTCCAAAAGGTGGTACAACCtcaactccttcctcccaaaTGGTCCAGAATGGATCTCTCCTACGTATCTTCACATGGTCCTGACACAGGCCGAGCAAGAGGGCTATTCCGTATTTGTCATTAGAAAGGCGACCCCGGGGACcaaagaaggtgaggaagCAGGTGAAGCGGAAGGATGGGGGGATGGCGGCATTGGTCAATTGCCCGAATCTCTGGGTGATGTGATGGCCGTGGAGCTAGGCGAGCCAGTGGGAAGGTCCGGTGGACGGTCAACTGCGACAAATGGGCCCGCAAGAGGATCCGAATATAGTCAACTGTCTACTTCAGCCGGCCCAAATACTTCCATACTAGATGTTGGgccttccttttcaccGCCCCGACCTCGTCGACGCCGTCAGCCTGATTTATCCTCTGACCCAACCGAGGTCATTGACGATCCTTACGCTCAACCCGCTCCATCTCGCTCACGACAATTATCTTCACGTTCCGAGCATGTCCAGCCGCAAGCTActggggatgatgaaggcgaTATATTCGATCAGACTCAGGGCATTCCATCACATCATGATGAACCGGCTGACGATGAGAATGTCGACGACGATTTTGAGATGAGCCATTCTCGGCCTTACGCTGGTGTGATGGACTTCCAGTTCCAAAGCCGGAGctatgatgatgaggacgaggctCTCCAAGCAGCTTTGAAAGCCAGTATGGCGGACCTGCcggaaggatgggagatgcCTGATATTTTGAAACCAGAAAGCGAGAGACAGGCGTCTGCCACTACTACCACTACTACCACTACTACTACTCCACCAATAGCGCCAGAACCacagagggaaggaactCCTGTGGCGGCACCAGTaattgaggaaaaggacgtAATAGAATCGAACGAAGTAGAAGACGATAGCGACGACGTCCAACCAGCCGAGGAACCATCCCCAG AGGAAATTCGACGAAGGCGTCTTGCTCGCTTCGGATAG